A window of the Hordeum vulgare subsp. vulgare chromosome 5H, MorexV3_pseudomolecules_assembly, whole genome shotgun sequence genome harbors these coding sequences:
- the LOC123396054 gene encoding uncharacterized protein LOC123396054 has product MATGCVPGALRLVSWRGASSSSSHALVRLGPRVASFAAPPRPRHRHLRPAPVAHMMLRVPPARCLSPATPESPLEPPSLWQKALQKCKGVSWKHLASLVLLLGCIALGYSANKGDPHALLIIDILDKANKAYKPSLEFTVLLIAVYVSLFSR; this is encoded by the exons ATGGCCACCGGCTGCGTCCCCGGCGCTCTGCGCTTGGTCTCGTggcgaggagcctcctcctcctcctcccacgctcTGGTTCGTCTCGGCCCGCGCGTCGCCTCGTTCGCAGCCCCGCCTCGGCCTCGCCATCGCCACCTTCGTCCAGCACCCGTCGCGCACATGATGCTCCGTGTTCCTCCCGCGAGGTGCCTGTCCCCCGCGACTCCGG AGTCTCCCTTGGAGCCGCCAAGCCTTTGGCAAAAGGCGTTGCAGAAGTGTAAGGGTGTCTCCTGGAAGCACCTTGCTTCACTTGTTCTGCTTCTTGGCTGCATAGCGCTAGGTTACTCTGCAAACAAAGGGGACCCACACGCCTTGCTGATCATTGATATACTTGACAAAGCAAATAAAGCATACAAGCCTAGTCTGGAGTTCACAGTTTTACTCATAGCAGTTTATGTTTCTCTGTTCTCGAG GTAG